TTCCCAGAACCCCGTGTCCTTCAGCCATCGGACTTGAGGCTCAAGACGTCGCTCCGCAAAGAACTCAACCCAGCTGCTGCACCACTCGTTCGGCTGCGGGCGCCGTCCAATGTAGTTGTCCTTATGAAAGCCGTACTGCTCCGCACTTGTCCCGTGAAGGGCCGCCAGACCGCGCCCAAGCGAGACCCAGTAGTCTTCCGTCGGGCCAACTCGTTCCAGCCACTCAAGAACCAGTAACGAAGCTCCTTCTTCTGTCTCGCAGTACGCCGCCGGGTGCGGTACGATGAGCGCGTGCGCCGCGTCTGACAATGCCTTCAACCCCTTCGCCTCAGCCGTGAGGACGCCCGGCTCACCACTTTTGACGAACAGCTCCCGCCCGTCACCACATTCGACGCGGAACGCAGCGGAGATGTCGCCGCCCGCTACCGCACTGATCGAGCGGACGTCGATACCCAGAGACTCCACGGCGGCCCTGATCTCATCAACGGCCGCGGCGTTCATTTCGACTTCGAATCAAGCGAGTATTCACGCACCAACCGGTCCAGAATCTCCGCACAAGTCCGCTCAACAATTCCGAAAACGTTCTCGAATCCACCTGGCCCGCCGTAATACGGATCCGGAACCTGGTAGTCCCCCGGAACAGGATCCAGTTCTCTGAAGAGCCGGACTTTGTGACCGTTGCGATCTTCGACATCCAGGTACAGCGTATCGTGAAGGTTCGACTTGTCCATCACGAAGATATGCGTGTAGCGATCCAGGTCACTGGCCTGCAACTGGCTCGCGCGCTGACCGTCCATCGAGACGCCCCGCTCGGATGCGACCT
This DNA window, taken from Rhodothermales bacterium, encodes the following:
- a CDS encoding phosphotransferase; amino-acid sequence: MNAAAVDEIRAAVESLGIDVRSISAVAGGDISAAFRVECGDGRELFVKSGEPGVLTAEAKGLKALSDAAHALIVPHPAAYCETEEGASLLVLEWLERVGPTEDYWVSLGRGLAALHGTSAEQYGFHKDNYIGRRPQPNEWCSSWVEFFAERRLEPQVRWLKDTGFWELSWSTRYANLCRRLPELIADQPLASLVHGDLWAGNAMATTAGPAVVDPAVYYGDREVDLAMTELFGGFSPVFYAAYREAFPLDAGYARRRDLYNLYHLLNHLNHFGSKYAGSVDRALRELGR
- a CDS encoding low molecular weight phosphotyrosine protein phosphatase; amino-acid sequence: MEHDVGIRLLFVCLGNICRSPLAEAVMRRMVEERGLASWISIDSAGTGAWHAGEPPDQRMRQVASERGVSMDGQRASQLQASDLDRYTHIFVMDKSNLHDTLYLDVEDRNGHKVRLFRELDPVPGDYQVPDPYYGGPGGFENVFGIVERTCAEILDRLVREYSLDSKSK